The genomic region AACCTCAAGCGGGTCGTCCGTCCACAGGCTGTGGATTACTCCGTGACACCGGGCCTCGAACGCCTGACGGCCTTCCTGGAGACGAAGACGGTCTGGCACCCGACGGGCGCACTGGGCGCCTCCGGCTCGTCGTACTGAGGGGCCACCGCGCTCGTCGTACTGGCAGCCACCGTGCCCGTCGCGTACCGACGTCCGCCGCGCCCGTCGTACTGACGGGCCACCGTCCGTCGTGCCGACGGCCGCCGAAGACGGGAGAGCCGCGCTTCCCCTCCGTCCGGGGGAGGCGCGGCTCTCTCTTCGGCCTTCGCACGGATCGCCGCCGCACAACGGGACGCCGTACTACGGGCTGTCGCACGGCTCAGCGCAGCAAGCCCGTCGCCGGGCCCAGTACCGGAACGGCGCCCAGCGACTGGGCCTGGGCCACCGGTGCCGTCAGCGTGGTCGTCGCCAGCGGCGGGAAGTCGGCGACCTGCGTGGCGAGTCCGTTGTCGAGGGGGTCGACACCCGTGCCGGCCAGCGGGTTGGGCTTCAGTCCCGCGACCGGCCCGGTCACATGGCCCACGGTCCCGGTCGGCGCCTGGACGCCCGCCTGCGGGTCGATGTCGCCCACCGAGGTGGGCCGGGTGCGGACCCCGTCCACGGCGGGGCCGGTGGCCGCGGCCACCGAGGTAGCGCCCGCGCCCACCGCGATGCCCGCGGTCGTGAGGGCCAGCAACACGCGCCGGGCGGTCGGGTTCTGGGAGTCCGAGAGTCGTGCCATGGCTGCTGCCGCCTTCTGCCGCGCAAAGTAATCAGGTTGACACTAAGGGTAGTTGAGGTGTGATGCCCACTCCAAAAGCGACCCGCGGGGTCGGCCGGGGACGCGCGATACGTCAGACTGGTGACTCGTGAGTTCCCATCTCCCGAATTCCGCGACAACCGCCCGCGTCGTGCTGCTGTGCGGCCCCTCCGGCTCCGGCAAGTCCCTGGTCGCGGCCCGCTCCGGCCTTCCGGTGCTGCGGCTCGACGACTTCTACAAAGAGGGCGACGACCCGACGCTGCCGCAGGTGGCGGGGAGTTCGGACATCGACTGGGACCACCCGCTGTCCTGGGACGCGGACGCCGCCGTCGCGGCGATATCGGAGCTGTGCCGGACGGGGCGTACGAGCGTTCCGATGTACGACATCGCCCTGAGCGCGCGCAGCGGTGAGGAGACCGTCGCCATCGAGGGAGCGTCGGCCTTCA from Streptomyces sp. NBC_00878 harbors:
- a CDS encoding uridine kinase, with protein sequence MSSHLPNSATTARVVLLCGPSGSGKSLVAARSGLPVLRLDDFYKEGDDPTLPQVAGSSDIDWDHPLSWDADAAVAAISELCRTGRTSVPMYDIALSARSGEETVAIEGASAFIAEGIFAAEIVARCREAGVLADALCLNRGAVATFRRRFLRDLREGRKSVPFLLRRGWRLMRAERSIVARQTALGAYPCDKAEALDRLAAAAAGHHAAPRPTTA